The Vigna unguiculata cultivar IT97K-499-35 chromosome 6, ASM411807v1, whole genome shotgun sequence genome contains a region encoding:
- the LOC114189045 gene encoding ribonuclease DdI-like, with protein sequence MSILFVFSLLLLSEVPKSCIAEEKEDKWDHFIFAQQWPKGYCDSPHPGTRKCRIIPEKFVIHGLWPQKDNGTLPKCRTKTTIGNKDLKPLKEQLDSDWPNLIGTNFNFWRVEWTKHGGCSEATLPVQKYFNLTLHLYEQNNLLNILEKEQIVPDDKKLYNVSSVVAAVHNHTSHVPSLYCYHDPKLNATALYQISICLTKNATSFINCPKSDGTCGEDSLLLPK encoded by the exons ATGTCtatactttttgttttctcgCTTCTTCTTCTCTCAGAAGTACCAAAGTCGTGCATtgctgaagaaaaagaagataagtGGGATCATTTCATATTTGCTCAACAATGGCCGAAAGGCTATTGCGATTCCCCACATCCTGGAACACGAAAATGTCGTATAATACCAGAAAAATTTGTTATTCATGGACTGTGGCCTCAAAAAGATAATGGTACACTTCCTAAATGCAGAACTAAGACTACTATTGGTAATAAG gaTTTAAAACCCTTAAAAGAACAACTTGATTCGGATTGGCCAAATTTAATTGGcacaaattttaacttttggaGAGTGGAGTGGACAAAGCATGGAGGATGTTCAGAGGCAACGCTCCCAGTACAGAAATATTTCAACCTGACTTTGCATCTTTATGAGCAAAATAACCTATTGAATATTCTTGAAAAGGAGCAAATAGTCCCAGATGACAAAAAACTTTATAATGTTAGTTCCGTTGTTGCTGCAGTTCACAACCACACTAGCCATGTTCCTTCGCTTTATTGTTATCATGATCCAAAACTAAATGCTACTGCTCTCTATCAAATTAgtatttgtttgaccaaaaatgCAACCTCATTTATAAACTGTCCCAAATCTGATGGTACTTGTGGGGAAGACAGTTTATTATTACCAAAATGA
- the LOC114189026 gene encoding extracellular ribonuclease LE-like — translation MRFGLHLNIMSILYVFSLLLLLEVPKSCIAVEKEWDHFMFAQHWPKGYCDSLTGKTCHSIPEKFVIHGLWPQKDDGTLPKCRSKTPIGNKDLKTLIKQLESDWPNLIGINFNFWKVEWMKHGGCTEATLPIPEYFKRALHLYEQNNLLNILEKEQIVPDDKKLYNVSSVVAAVHNHTSHVPALFCYHDKKLNATALYQISICLTKNATSIINCPNSDGTCGDQTLLLPK, via the exons ATGAGATTTGGTCTTCATTTGAATATCATGTCTATACTTTATGTTTTCTCGCTTCTTCTTCTCTTAGAAGTACCAAAGTCGTGCATTGCTGTAGAAAAAGAGTGGGATCATTTCATGTTTGCTCAACATTGGCCGAAAGGCTATTGCGATTCCTTAACTGGAAAAACATGTCATTCAATACCAGAAAAATTTGTTATTCATGGACTGTGGCCTCAAAAAGATGATGGTACACTTCCTAAATGCAGAAGTAAGACTCCTATTGGTAATAAG GATTTAAAAACCTTGATAAAACAACTTGAATCGGATTGGCCAAATTTAATTGgcataaattttaacttttggaAAGTGGAGTGGATGAAGCATGGAGGATGTACAGAGGCAACGCTCCCAATACCGGAATATTTCAAGCGCGCTTTGCATCTTTATGAGCAAAATAACCTATTGAATATACTTGAAAAGGAGCAGATAGTCCCAGATGACAAAAAGCTTTATAATGTTAGTTCCGTTGTTGCTGCAGTTCACAACCACACTAGCCATGTTCCTGCGCTTTTCTGTTATCATGATAAAAAACTAAATGCTACTGCTCTCTATCAAATTAgtatttgtttgaccaaaaatgCAACCTCAATTATAAACTGTCCGAACTCTGATGGTACTTGTGGTGACCAGACTTTATTATTGCCAAAATGA
- the LOC114187649 gene encoding uncharacterized protein LOC114187649 isoform X2: MFEFFLLFLLFLHESIFFFSKKSYFHSSSSTKKATLENDNKTFRPQDLLHQRVSFIKGIDGYNGRSIDHRASHNYLIGWLTSLIRRLLFVLK; encoded by the exons atgtttgaattttttttactattccttcttttccttcatgaatcaatcttcttcttctccaagaaAAGTTACTTTCATTCTTCTTCCTCCACAAAAAAGGCAACTTTAGAGAACGATAACAAAACCTTTCGGCCTCAAG ATCTCCTTCATCAAAGG GTCTCCTTCATCAAAGG GATTGACGGGTACAATGGCAGAAGCATTGATCATAGGGCTTCCCATAATTATCTGATAGGATGGCTAACAAGTTTGATAAGGAGGTTGCTTTTTGTTCTCAAATAA
- the LOC114187649 gene encoding uncharacterized protein LOC114187649 isoform X1 gives MFEFFLLFLLFLHESIFFFSKKSYFHSSSSTKKATLENDNKTFRPQDLLHQRVFLYFLFGEIYPDILAVLRSCCSSSIFLTELCFYFVSAGLLHQRIRGFQTHMTKWIEVCGCIITKSRLTGTMAEALIIGLPIII, from the exons atgtttgaattttttttactattccttcttttccttcatgaatcaatcttcttcttctccaagaaAAGTTACTTTCATTCTTCTTCCTCCACAAAAAAGGCAACTTTAGAGAACGATAACAAAACCTTTCGGCCTCAAG ATCTCCTTCATCAAAGGgtatttttgtactttttattCGGTGAAATATATCCAGACATCCTTGCTGTTCTTAGATCTTGCtgttcttcttctatttttttaactgaactTTGTTTCTATTTCGTCTCTGCAGGTCTCCTTCATCAAAGG ATTAGAGGATTTCAAACCCATATGACCAAATGGATTGAAGTCTGTGGCTGCATCATAACAAAATCAA GATTGACGGGTACAATGGCAGAAGCATTGATCATAGGGCTTCCCATAATTATCTGA
- the LOC114189167 gene encoding ribonuclease MC-like, whose product MRFGLNFDIMSILFVFSLLLLLEVPKSCIAKEKKVKWNSFKFVQQWPKGFCDSPYTGTRKCRIIPDKFVIHGLWPQKENDTLPKCRSKTPIHRKDLKPVSTQLDSDWPNLIGQNFLFWKLEWVKHGGCSEPTFPKLEYFNLALHLYEQNNLLNILEKEQIVPDDKKLYNVSSVFAAVHNHTSHDPVLSCYHDPKLNVTALYQISICLTPNGTSFVNCNSVGSCGDKSLLFPK is encoded by the exons ATGAGATTTGGTCTTAATTTCGATATCATGTCtatactttttgttttctctcttcttcttctcctagAAGTACCCAAGTCGTGCAttgctaaagaaaaaaaagttaagtgGAATTCTTTCAAGTTTGTTCAACAATGGCCAAAAGGCTTTTGCGATTCCCCATATACTGGAACACGAAAATGTCGTATAATACCAGATAAATTTGTTATTCATGGATTGTGGCctcaaaaagaaaatgatacaCTTCCTAAATGCAGAAGTAAGACTCCCATTCATAGGAAG GATTTAAAACCCGTGTCAACACAACTTGATTCGGATTGGCCAAATTTAATTGGccaaaattttttgttttggaaactGGAGTGGGTAAAGCATGGAGGATGTTCAGAGCCAACGTTCCCAAAACTGGAATATTTCAACCTGGCTTTGCATCTTTATGAGCAAAATAACCTATTGAATATACTTGAAAAGGAGCAGATAGTCCCAGATGACAAAAAACTTTATAATGTTAGTTCTGTTTTTGCTGCAGTTCACAACCACACTAGCCATGATCCTGTGCTTTCTTGTTATCATGATCCAAAACTAAATGTTACTGCTCTCTATCAAATTAGTATTTGTTTGACGCCCAATGGAACCTCATTCGTAAACTGTAACTCTGTTGGTAGTTGTGGTGACAAGAgtttattattcccaaaatgA
- the LOC114189188 gene encoding ribonuclease MC-like — MSILFVFSLLLLIEVPKSCTAEEKEDKWSSFKFVQQWPKGFCDFQIIGRKRKCYSIPDKFVIHGLWPDGDAGKVPKCKTKTPLEWKDIRPLEQALHSNWPNLVGKDFTFWKTQWTKHGGCSEATFPKLEYFNLALHLYDQNNLLNILEKEQIVPDDKKLYNVSSVVAAVHNHTSHDPELSCYHDPKLNVTALYQIRICLSTNGTSFINCFQTDDSCGDKGLLFPKKIKKKK, encoded by the exons ATGTCtatactttttgttttctctcttcttcttctcataGAAGTTCCCAAGTCGTGCACCGCTgaagagaaagaagataagtggagttctttcaagttTGTTCAACAATGGCCGAAAGGCTTTTGCGATTTCCAAATTATTGGTAGAAAACGAAAATGTTATTCAATACCAGATAAATTTGTTATTCATGGACTGTGGCCTGACGGCGATGCTGGTAAAGTTCCTAAATGCAAAACTAAGACTCCCCTTGAGTGGAAG gaTATAAGACCGTTGGAACAAGCACTTCATTCGAATTGGCCAAATTTAGTTGGAAAAGATTTTACCTTTTGGAAAACGCAGTGGACAAAGCATGGAGGATGTTCAGAGGCAACGTTCCCAAAACTGGAATATTTCAACCTGGCTTTGCATCTTTATGACCAAAATAACCTATTGAATATTCTTGAAAAGGAGCAGATAGTCCCAGATGACAAAAAACTTTATAATGTTAGTTCCGTTGTTGCTGCAGTTCACAACCACACTAGCCATGATCCTGAGCTTTCTTGTTATCATGATCCAAAACTCAATGTTACTGCTCTCTATCAAATTAGGATTTGTTTGTCAACCAATGGAACCTCATTCATAAACTGTTTCCAAACTGACGATAGTTGTGGTGACAAGGGTTTATTATTtccaaaaaagattaaaaagaaaaagtaa